The stretch of DNA CATCGTGTCGCTGCTCTACGCCCTCGTCAGCGCCAGCATTCTGACCACACTCTACGGCATCGCGGTCGAAGGGCGCGACGTCTGATCAGGCCATCCCGCCCTTGATCAACCCGGTGGCGATGCGCGCATATGCCTGCGCCATCGGCCCATCGCCCACGGCAACCGGCGTGCCGCCGTCGCCTGCCAGGCGCGTCTCCAGATCAATGGGCAGCGCCCCAAGCAGCGGCACGCCCATCTTCTCCGCCTCTGCCGCCACACCGCCCTGGCCAAAGATCTGATGCTCCGCCCCGCAATCGGGGCACACAAACAGCGACATATTCTCGATCAGACCCAGCACGGGTGTCTTCAGCGTCGCAAACATGTCCAACGCCTTGCGCGCATCAATCAGGGCAACATCCTGCGGGGTCGACACCACAATGGCGCCCGACAGTTCCGACTTGGTGCAGAGGGTCAACTGCACATCCCCCGTTCCGGGCGGCAGATCGACGAGCAGCACATCCAGCTCGCCCCACTCCACCTGCCCCAGCATCTGCTGCAGCGCGCCCATCAGCATCGGGCCGCGCCACACCACGGCCTTGCCCTCCTCCAGCATGAAACCAATGGACATGAGCGTCACACCATGGGCGTGCAATGGAATGATCGTCTTGCCATCGGGGGACGCGGGGCGCTTGTTCACCCCCATCATGCGGGGCTGAGACGGACCATATATATCTGCATCCAACAAACCGACCTTCCGCCCTTGCTTGGCCAAAGCCACGGCCAAATTAGAAGACACGGTCGACTTGCCAACTCCGCCCTTGCCGGAGCCAATGGCCAGAATGCGCTTTACGCCAACAGGCTTGGTCGGTCCCTCCTGCGGCTTGGGATGGCCGCCGATCTTAAGACTGGGGGCGGGCTGCTTCTTGGCCGGACCGTGGGCGGTCAAAGCAACACGCACGTCACCTACACCAGCCAGGCCCCGCACCGCCTCTTCGGCGGCCGCACGCACCGGCTCCATCTTGGCAGCAATCTCAGGCGTCGGCGCCTCGATCACGAATTGCACGGCATCGCCCTGAATTTGCACCGCACGAATCAAATCGTGGCTCACGAGGTCTCCGCCATCGGGCATGCCGATCCGGGCCAGCGTTTCCATCACGTGATCCTTGGATACCGACATGCTCAATCTCTCCGCTTTGTGATGCAAGAGATGGCAGTTATTTCACCAGTGGCAAGGGCCCGCCGACCATTCCCGCGCAAACGCCGCATTGGTGTGCGCCCTGCCGCTCAATTCAACTTCAGGTCTATGCAATTGCTGCATGGCAGCATTGAATTGCTGTGTATTGTGCAGCTGCAGCATGAGCCTATATAACCATCAACGAAATGAGCATGAGGCAAAAAACAT from Tateyamaria omphalii encodes:
- a CDS encoding Mrp/NBP35 family ATP-binding protein; the encoded protein is MSVSKDHVMETLARIGMPDGGDLVSHDLIRAVQIQGDAVQFVIEAPTPEIAAKMEPVRAAAEEAVRGLAGVGDVRVALTAHGPAKKQPAPSLKIGGHPKPQEGPTKPVGVKRILAIGSGKGGVGKSTVSSNLAVALAKQGRKVGLLDADIYGPSQPRMMGVNKRPASPDGKTIIPLHAHGVTLMSIGFMLEEGKAVVWRGPMLMGALQQMLGQVEWGELDVLLVDLPPGTGDVQLTLCTKSELSGAIVVSTPQDVALIDARKALDMFATLKTPVLGLIENMSLFVCPDCGAEHQIFGQGGVAAEAEKMGVPLLGALPIDLETRLAGDGGTPVAVGDGPMAQAYARIATGLIKGGMA